The following coding sequences are from one Azospirillum sp. TSH100 window:
- a CDS encoding ABC transporter ATP-binding protein, protein MSIDTATEQPLLSVRNLEKRFAVRGGLLQRPVGWVKAVDDLSFDLNRGEVLGLVGESGSGKTTAGRSILRLIEPTGGSIRFNGQEITGLGTAEMRAQRRRMQIVFQDPYASLDPRQRVREVIGEALTIHGIGTRADRRDRVAALLEKVGLSADAMDRFPHEFSGGQRQRIGIARALAVEPDFIVADEPVSALDVSVQAQVVNLLGDLQRELGLAVLFIAHDLAVVRYISDRVAVMYLGRLMEIAPSDSLYERPRHPYTMALLSAAPDPDPDAPKTRMLLEGDVPSPMNPPSGCVFRTRCPFALTACAEPEARALREVAPGHSVACIRDDVGVG, encoded by the coding sequence CAATCTGGAAAAGCGCTTTGCGGTGCGCGGCGGGCTGCTGCAACGGCCGGTCGGCTGGGTGAAGGCGGTGGACGACCTGTCCTTCGACCTGAACCGCGGCGAGGTGCTGGGGCTGGTCGGCGAATCCGGATCGGGCAAGACCACCGCCGGGCGCAGCATCCTGCGGCTGATCGAGCCGACCGGCGGCTCCATCCGCTTCAACGGGCAGGAGATCACCGGCCTGGGCACGGCGGAGATGCGGGCGCAGCGCCGCCGCATGCAGATCGTCTTCCAGGACCCCTATGCCAGCCTCGACCCGCGCCAGCGCGTGCGCGAGGTGATCGGCGAGGCCCTGACGATCCACGGCATCGGCACCCGCGCCGACCGCCGCGACCGCGTGGCGGCGCTGCTGGAGAAGGTGGGCCTGAGCGCCGACGCCATGGACCGTTTCCCGCACGAATTCTCCGGCGGCCAGCGCCAGCGCATCGGCATCGCCCGCGCGCTGGCGGTGGAACCCGACTTCATCGTCGCGGACGAGCCGGTGTCGGCGCTCGACGTCTCGGTGCAGGCGCAGGTGGTCAACCTGCTGGGCGATTTGCAGCGCGAGCTGGGGCTGGCGGTGCTGTTCATCGCCCATGATCTGGCGGTGGTGCGCTACATCAGCGACCGGGTGGCGGTGATGTATCTCGGCCGCCTGATGGAGATCGCACCGAGCGACAGCCTCTACGAGCGTCCGCGTCACCCCTACACCATGGCCCTGCTGTCGGCCGCCCCCGACCCGGACCCCGACGCGCCGAAGACCCGCATGCTGCTGGAGGGCGACGTGCCGAGCCCGATGAACCCGCCGTCCGGCTGCGTCTTCCGGACACGGTGTCCGTTCGCGCTGACGGCTTGTGCGGAGCCGGAGGCCCGGGCGCTGCGGGAGGTGGCGCCGGGGCATTCGGTGGCGTGCATTCGGGATGATGTGGGGGTGGGGTGA
- a CDS encoding ATP-binding protein: MAGVSHKQQLEVIDGTPEKRLFLSIISDYDLRTGLCELVDNAIDLWTESGRKRPLNVQVVLDDSRQIISVLDDAGGVREDQLRLLIAPGASRNRSSKDVIGTFGVGGKRAGVALGELVEIRTRYKKEKSIQIDITKDWLANDDWFLAVYEIPDVDPGTTSVTISQLRQRMSEDDVKSLYDHLCATYGWFIRKGCSITINRQKVEPTMFNLWAFPPSFEPRRTNFDVFPIDGKSLNVTIEAGLILDRNPEAENYGVYFYCNNRLIVRELKVRDVGYYVSGEAGVPHPDASLCRVIVDIQGPSELMPLTSSKSGINYSHEAFLQLRPTLINLVSYYTSLSRRLKKQWDQEVYPYTAGSVEDVDPEDVEVKRRMVLPQLPRTRKLPRVQELKERNKKKIDSQPWTIGLIEAMGMVDLISRQKIDTRNRIALILLDSNFEIALKEFIVARSDLFPANKYKNSHIASLFEQGRKAVIKEVQPHINLSPMLLNKIDHYYGLRNSLIHERATQQITDTQISDYRKVIERVLSLLFELKFPQ; encoded by the coding sequence TTGGCGGGCGTATCGCATAAGCAGCAACTTGAGGTTATCGACGGCACGCCTGAAAAGCGGCTCTTCTTATCAATTATTAGTGATTATGATCTTCGTACAGGGCTGTGTGAGCTGGTTGATAATGCCATTGATTTGTGGACAGAAAGCGGCAGGAAACGACCGCTCAACGTGCAAGTTGTTTTAGACGATTCCCGTCAGATTATTTCTGTATTAGATGATGCGGGTGGCGTTCGTGAAGATCAGTTGCGGTTATTAATTGCGCCGGGCGCATCGCGAAATAGATCATCGAAAGATGTTATCGGAACATTTGGCGTGGGCGGTAAGCGTGCAGGCGTTGCATTGGGAGAGCTTGTTGAAATCCGCACCCGATACAAAAAAGAAAAGAGCATACAGATAGATATAACAAAGGATTGGTTGGCGAACGATGATTGGTTCCTCGCTGTCTACGAAATTCCAGATGTCGATCCTGGTACTACAAGTGTAACTATATCTCAGCTTCGCCAAAGAATGTCTGAAGATGACGTTAAGTCACTTTATGATCATCTTTGCGCAACTTATGGCTGGTTTATTCGTAAAGGATGTTCCATCACAATAAATAGGCAAAAAGTTGAGCCTACCATGTTCAATTTGTGGGCATTTCCTCCTAGCTTCGAGCCAAGGCGTACAAATTTCGATGTTTTTCCTATCGATGGTAAGAGTCTGAATGTTACAATAGAGGCAGGACTAATTCTTGATAGAAACCCCGAAGCAGAAAATTATGGTGTGTATTTTTATTGCAATAATAGATTAATTGTCAGAGAATTAAAAGTGCGTGATGTTGGGTATTATGTTTCTGGAGAGGCTGGCGTTCCTCACCCGGATGCGTCTCTGTGTAGGGTTATTGTAGATATTCAAGGCCCTTCTGAATTGATGCCGTTGACTAGCAGCAAAAGTGGGATAAATTATAGTCACGAAGCATTTCTCCAATTGCGACCCACTCTTATAAATCTGGTAAGTTATTATACATCTCTTTCGCGTCGATTAAAGAAGCAGTGGGATCAAGAGGTGTATCCTTATACTGCTGGTTCTGTGGAGGATGTTGATCCTGAGGACGTGGAAGTAAAACGGCGTATGGTCTTACCCCAATTGCCACGTACACGCAAATTGCCGCGCGTCCAAGAGTTAAAAGAAAGAAACAAAAAGAAGATAGATTCTCAGCCGTGGACAATTGGATTAATAGAGGCCATGGGCATGGTGGATTTAATCAGTAGACAAAAGATAGATACTAGAAACCGTATTGCTTTGATACTTTTGGACAGTAATTTTGAGATAGCTCTGAAAGAATTTATTGTCGCTAGATCTGATCTATTTCCTGCTAATAAGTATAAAAATAGCCATATCGCAAGCCTATTTGAACAAGGTCGCAAGGCAGTCATCAAGGAGGTGCAGCCCCACATAAACCTATCTCCTATGCTTCTGAATAAGATTGATCACTACTACGGCCTTAGAAACTCTCTCATCCACGAACGGGCAACTCAGCAGATTACGGATACCCAAATCTCTGACTACCGTAAGGTTATTGAAAGAGTTCTAAGTCTTCTATTTGAGCTAAAATTTCCTCAGTAA